The DNA region CGGGAAGGCAGGGTGGACGGCGATACCGAGGGTCCCGCCCTCGCCGCCCTTGACCCACCAGGGTCGCTTGTCCGACCCCGGTTCGATAGAGCCGGCGTCGATGGCCCCGGCCGGTTCGGCGACGGTGCGCACGTCCCCGCCGTCGAACCGCAGGACGCGACCGACGCGCTCGGTGACGAACATATCCCCGTCGGGCGCGAACGCGATGTCCCACGGGACTTCCAGGTTCTCGACGAGGACCTCCGTCCCCAGGGACGCCTCCAGCGGCGAACTCGTCGGCGCCTCCCACTCGGGGTCGTAGCCCGACCACTCCTCGATCGGGCGGCCGCCGACCGACTCCGGCGTGGGCGTGTCGCCGGTCGAACCGTCGCTCGTGTCGCCGTCCGAGCCGTCGCTACCGTCCGCACCGCCGTCGCTGCTATCGCCGCCGTCACCGCCGTCGCTCCCGTCGCCGGAACCGTCCCCACCGCCGTCGGTCGGCGTCGCGGTCTCGGTCGAACAGCCCGCCAGGCCGGCGACGCCGGCGGCGGTCAGGGCGAGAAAGCGGCGCCGCGAGCGGGGAGGGGCCGCCGCGTCGCGCTCGGTCGAGTCGGGGTCCATGTCCGAGTCCTATTACGCGACCGGAATGAATCTTCCGGGAAGGCGGGCGACCGCGGGCCAGGCGACGAGCGCGACGCCCAGCGCGGTCGCGAGGTAGTCGCGCCGTCGGAGCGCCAGCGCGGGGAGCGTCGGGTTCCAGGCGAAACAGCGCGCCCGCATCGCGAGCGTCAGCCGGTCGGCTCGCAGGAAGGACCGCTGGAGGCTCCGGGTCAGGATCCGCTCGACCCGGTCGCGGAGCGGCCGGCGCTCGCCGGCCCGCGCGTGGACCGCCCGCCGGGTCGCCCGCACGTCGCGCAGGACCACCGGGAAAAAGCGGAAGACCAGCCCGACGCCGACGCCGAACAGCCGGCCGACCTTCCCGGGGACCGTCAGCTGGATGGCCGCCCGCGTCTCGCGGACGGGCGTCGTCCGCACGTAGACCGCGCTGGCGAACACCACCGGGACGACCCGGGCGACCGACCGCAGCGACTCGACGGCCGGCCCGACCCGGAACCACGGCTCGCCCAGGGCCACGCCGCCGACGACCGGCCCGACCGAGAGGAACAGGAAGACCGGCCAGTAGGCGCGGACGACTCGCAGCGGGGAGAGCCGCCCGGCCGCGAGCGCGCCGACCGCGACCGCGCCGCCGACCGCGAAGCCCCGCACGGTCGGGTCGCCGAACACCGCGACCGCGAGGCCGAACTGGACGGCGAGTTTCGCCCGCGGGTCGAGCCCGTGGGCGAGCGAGTCGCCCGGCTCGTAGGTCAGCATCGCGGGTCGCGGACGCCCACCTCGTCCAGCCGGTCCAGCGCCGCCGGCGTCGGTTCGTCCAGCACGACTCGCCCGTCGGCCATCCCGGCCACGCGGTCGACCAGCCCGACCACGTCGCGCAGGTCGTGGGTGACCACCACGAGCCCGGTCCCGTCGGCCGACAGCGCGTCGAGGCGAGCGAGCACCGACTCGCGGGCCGACCGGTCGAGCCCGACCAGCGGCTCGTCCAGCACGAGGTGGGCGGGCTCCATCGCCAGCGCGCCCGCGATGGCGACTCTCGCCTGTTCGCCCCCGGAGAGGCGGTCGATCCGCTCGTCGCCGCGACCGCTCATGTCGACTGCGTCGAGCGCCTCGTCGACCCGGCGGTCGATCGCCGCCCGGTCGAGCCCGAGGTTCTCCGGGCCGAACGCCACGTCGGCCCCGA from Halosimplex halophilum includes:
- a CDS encoding energy-coupling factor transporter transmembrane component T family protein, encoding MLTYEPGDSLAHGLDPRAKLAVQFGLAVAVFGDPTVRGFAVGGAVAVGALAAGRLSPLRVVRAYWPVFLFLSVGPVVGGVALGEPWFRVGPAVESLRSVARVVPVVFASAVYVRTTPVRETRAAIQLTVPGKVGRLFGVGVGLVFRFFPVVLRDVRATRRAVHARAGERRPLRDRVERILTRSLQRSFLRADRLTLAMRARCFAWNPTLPALALRRRDYLATALGVALVAWPAVARLPGRFIPVA
- a CDS encoding energy-coupling factor ABC transporter ATP-binding protein translates to MIETEGLVHRYGGVAAVDGVSLSVADGEAVAVVGANGSGKTTLVRHFDALLEPDEGTVRVDGRDVTDDPVYARTRVGMVFQNPRDQFVAGTVGADVAFGPENLGLDRAAIDRRVDEALDAVDMSGRGDERIDRLSGGEQARVAIAGALAMEPAHLVLDEPLVGLDRSARESVLARLDALSADGTGLVVVTHDLRDVVGLVDRVAGMADGRVVLDEPTPAALDRLDEVGVRDPRC